CTGGTTCTGGGAGTTCCCGTCGAGCAACCTGGGCATGCTTGCCGCGTTTCAGATCTTCCCTCTCCTGGTCGGCTTCTCCATGGTTGGCCCGGTGAGCCAGCGCTGGGACAAGCGGAAGGCCGCCATCGGATTCGGCCTGTTCGCCATTCTGTGGGGGCCGCTTCCGGTCTTGCTGCGATTCGCGGGCATCGCCCCCGAGAACGGCAGCCCCTTTCTGCTCGTCTTCATCATGGCGCACGGCCTGTTCCTGGTCGCCGCCGCCATCCAGATCGGCATCCTGAACTCGTCCATGGTCATGGATGCCACGGACGAGCACGAGTACGAGTCGGGGCAGCGCCGCGAGGGCACCTTCATCGCGGTGACCACGTTCACGGGCAAGGCAGTCTCGGGCTTCGGGAGCTTCCTCGGCGGGGTGATCCTCGACCTGATCGACTTCCCGGTGGGTTCGGTCGATGCGGCGGTGGGCAGCGTCCCCGAGCTGACGATCTTCCGTCTCGGGCTCGTCGCCGGGCCGGGCCTTGTCGTCTTCTACCTCTGTTCCCTCTGGTTCATCACGCGCATGCGGCTCACCCGCGAACGTTATGCGGAGATTTCCGACGCCATCCACAGACAGGGAAGAGGCCACCCTCCGCAGGACTAGCTGGAATCCGTCAGTCGCGCCCGAGCCACGGTTCCAGATAGGCGCCATACATGGCCATCAGTTCGTCGATGAGAGCCTTGGACCGAGCGGGAGGGAGTTCGATCGCGAGGTCGACAATGGCCACTGTGCTCTCGATCAGGCAGCGTGAGATCAGGCGGGCTCGGGCAAGCGGGAGATCTGGAGCGATGCCGCGAAGGAACCGCGCGAACACATCCGCCATGCGGGCATTGTCTTCCTGATCGATTTCGTGCAGTTCCGGGACGGCACTCATGGCCCGGCGGATCCCCGCATGCCCGGGCTGTGCACGGACGCCCTCGTAGTAGCGATCGATTACCCGGCGGAGTGCCACGCGCCAGTCCGAAGTCAGCGAGAAACCTTCCAGGGCCTCGGCCACCCACGCGTCCCAATCCGCGACGGCGCGCTGGGCCAGCGCGATGACAACAGCCCGCTTGTTGGGGAAGTAGCGGTAGACGGTCCGGACTCGGACACCCGCCCGCTCTGCCAGCAGATTCGTGTTGAATCCGTCGATCCCGACCTCGTCGAGGAGCTCCGCGGCCACCGAGAGGAGCACTTCGAATGTCTCGCGGGCCCGTGCCTGGCGCGGCTCGCTGCGTAGGCCGAACTCGGAGCCCACAGCTCGCATGGGGCCGGGAGATTCGCGCCTGGAAGCGGTCGAAGTTCTTCTTGTCATGAGAAAAAGGGGAGTATATGCTCCCCTTCGCTGATTCCGCAAGGAATGGAGAACCATCCGTGAGAACCTCCTCGAGTTCGCTGACGCGGGCACCTGGCCTGCTCGT
This is a stretch of genomic DNA from bacterium. It encodes these proteins:
- a CDS encoding TetR/AcrR family transcriptional regulator; translation: MRAVGSEFGLRSEPRQARARETFEVLLSVAAELLDEVGIDGFNTNLLAERAGVRVRTVYRYFPNKRAVVIALAQRAVADWDAWVAEALEGFSLTSDWRVALRRVIDRYYEGVRAQPGHAGIRRAMSAVPELHEIDQEDNARMADVFARFLRGIAPDLPLARARLISRCLIESTVAIVDLAIELPPARSKALIDELMAMYGAYLEPWLGRD